Proteins from a genomic interval of Nitrospirota bacterium:
- a CDS encoding filamentous hemagglutinin family protein: MKTGIVQTLLHLLCCVLILFPHYALAGSVNIPGFAGSVPVRATAPAFATTQAQSTRVLAIPGFYNGAAVPVIPANEVPVALPGGSRTGLDSSKGDQGIATTSGQVNVYQNQQNAIIDWQSFNIGSDASVRFYQGQGTPETANWKPNSSYAALNRIWDLNPSQIFGTLTADGRIYLINQNGILFGSGSKQVNVNSLVASALNIHDNDFLNNVFHFKLENYQNPGLAPNPLATVSNIGEINAASGGSVFLIGPRVENSGTINAPTGQIGLVAATDVTLVPPGSNDLSRSGYYVIVDPSDFNDPNSDPTFGKAVNQEGAHLNADGGMVGMYGNNIDQWGVIRAVTAFQNKQGQVELRAANKITTGANSSIDLHVYGMDSNTEQVQTVDDTFNIQPIVDIKGLQALGVDTIVEGSPAKQIALQGKILAPTGRVTISATDRTDLASGSSIDVSGVVANLPMPMLSDVKLTSVELRDYYAQQDGVLQGAKISTPVIEGSSIGDLSQAILTRERTALERSIGGAMTKNSDGSYTPQNGQVNVTASNGDIVMNQGAIIDISGGAVNYAGGLVNSTKLLSGMKVYDISNAPANIHYDKVLNGKSYVMGYTQGGDAGALTFNASRVVMDGQLKGGVTRGYYQNAWTSGTGDAMALSKARGLEAPRAGTLTINNASSITVAADSQPQAGVASSDTVLSAKILNAANLATLDLNANLAFTTETGAVLVLQPGGTFSAQAGRIDHEGSIEAAAGTIDLSIIGSVPDNQRIVIGSQSSLDASGERIDSSRTVNKSAYSNLGLLNGGSISIKDKTENGDGVFIASGAVVNVSGGTLIDQKGKVTGGNAGQLSVQGVNIMLNGNLRGYALADANGQIAGGSITLTSKDIRVGQTGDVWNPDFDPEISAVPDAMKGKLNLAASLFDDTGFTQITLNSINNIILDKDTVISPSLVRLKNPLQGQTGSATGKPLAGHPDLVRLDDSYSFMAGPSSFSAAAAAVNFPFDGSDVNSQGNLTPVDPSRSDAKIIVSPGAVIRTTPNAKSLISLNAANYIDMAGILYSPGGKVTLNSQNSDLTIRDGAKIIVSGYNRPDSASTPKGYNTNYLPVSAGSVVLGAAGSLDMEVGSLIDISGSPEVENRMLTVDGKIVTFPEAGDPGSLSLSFGNSLAWNGTVNVSRADGNIKGGTLAIKRTDANNGLEVRAQDVEQYRDLGFDDLTLASRNSLLFQDSMNVSLGRKLTLDAPQIVQKSGQDVILKAPWIVLTNKSAQPSDLSGPVSGAGSLTLDGQWIDVIGSTQLIGFTDVMLSAARDIRLSEALYNNAINGNLSSGKLAATGNLILDADRVYPGNFYSYKDGSNVIYPEIYSDFTVHADGTVTIQNSHTPVGGPIYSAGGSLAVEGIGGIDVEKGGTLAAPLGTITLTTASNGNAPAAGSRIYLADGSVLMTAGNTEVEYGDIDPGNIWVTEDKTNPGDLVFNSKNFSSDSLPQQVTLNADTTVAMKGSVIDVSGGGSVFAYKFQPGVEGSVDPLTKPNRYVAIRSDAFALPGQAVYLQGAGLSAGMYTLLPLDPGNPQNARYAFMPGAYIIEAQSGAVLPGTGSMSKDGYPLAIGYRGVADTSILGTRPQVYSVRTAEDVLAAEGNYVRQSLIAGDGGNISIKGSTIVLDGTLKGSALPGYQGGRISLSGQNIFVQSSGASQLAAAFGFGDAIDPGLQNKLTISGDTVKGFQEVDLGDVAGTSATNSITVKAGTELDADVISLGAAGAGANSSIAIENGARLAATTGSGEIDLATPGSLLVDADAMVHASRLISLDLNDVQGLRGNLQSDNGAIRLKSNAIFFGNGVKGQSDVGLYLTAGDVGRFTGFSDLTFASRSNIQFKDNFTLSAPGSLTLDAARILDMNTNGPSAVTLNSAVVNLKNTDAASPTTSSTAGTFTVNASDQINIGGGSVQFGGFQTINLNAANDLALKGQGSLKTGNADLNVTAARVITASDSSGTKKYIAPNFIIDIGTGVGRFNSSGSTPSASAAPGGMLEIDARRFELATVLQSDGGTINLSTRGAAGFADDGIILHSGGRILAKGTDDAPGGSVNLATDYVDALGIAQSGTINLEAGSLIDVSAGYQGDAGLISLRAPKGGVTLDGDIAGAAQDVTDTQGNIVRKGTGGSFSLDTDRIGDFTGLSAKLKSGGFSENIDLRARTNDVTIDSNISAHRLRLTADAGTIDVNANVTADGSGGSQVELHAMNDVNIGSNGSIRAVSESSNSRDPNVLLSSSQGSINVNGTIDVSDGSSNASGVVYLRAQRNNTNDDMNVAVGLQGSIKGASAVYAEAVKSYDISSSTPDQILPAAISDATSFYSNNQTVSRLGPVINNFHLLPGIEMDSTGDINWSAAWDATASRFGTAGEPGVLTLRASGNLNVSQNLTDHPTDRSGLVKSNARESHDSWGLNLVAGADSTSADYLAVIKGKTDSAGYPAGNLMIADGTVVYTESAPVNFASGNDTVIGSGGAPGFMINTTIAYNLGSYDGAVHGNVGRDLIINGGAVQTAIGDIDIQTGRDVQLNADMNNYLGAIRTTGRLSSTAAFGQDSLDPVAPVYVDPVTGKHLTLTAPQGVSISNFYWRYVDGGNITLDAGGAVGEKSGNSEQLITAMSIGQWDYFSKVRACLSGTGACGSIGSFTYGQFSANYSGQTVQATAGLAAMGGGAVSVRTGGDFLAQAGTFGAGDLTIYSGGDIKGRFLNRDGQGNIHATGNFGAFDPAGVNERVQIELFNSQTAISALGDIQIGAIVNPDLANSNIQDFRFDFVKCSYTPDTSIGLKAGGDVTLAGKSPFYSNTGNNGTLTESVLPATVNINAGGNVSLLNNFTLTSSPDGNLRLFAGGDIRGSYNNLSPVMMMSDIAPDYWYGLFYVRGTSETEGGTWRWITSRVSDNAGNYENLHGFYKPADADKQALASPLHSGDTQSIDIKAGGDISDMIFYFPKKAEVTAGRDITDIIYEGQNIDPSDVSTIKAGRDISMQYVKGAGTPTSNSNEAVHEGLIQGGPGVFTVQAGGSIDLGTLQDGIQAIGNGNNSMLSTGNSSLIILSGYGFDKSATDIDAFFTAIRTAGDKYAELFAKGQQADAAQLLKTTRDDTINPFLGDPTGVGDINMTSSQIATSIGKSDIFVIANGDLNLGKTSLPVPGSVTKPTGITTGGGGAINIFTRKDINVQESRTMTFFSRQDVVDPAIAYGDITVWSDQGSINAGRGSRTAVSASPPKRIKTSSGNYITVFTPPAVGSGIRAATYGDNPPTPGNIHLFAPSGIIDAGEAGIAGGRVTLAALQVNNAANINFSLGSVGMPQASQGATSLGTLAGSASTAQTSQMAADASGLSATKVQGAQMVDDIIAKWLEVKVIDFVGDDSSNDNNNREQ; this comes from the coding sequence ATGAAGACCGGCATTGTTCAAACCCTGCTTCACCTCCTGTGCTGCGTGCTCATTCTGTTTCCACACTACGCCTTAGCCGGGTCAGTTAACATCCCCGGATTTGCGGGATCGGTTCCTGTACGCGCGACAGCACCTGCATTTGCCACAACTCAGGCACAGAGCACCAGGGTGCTCGCCATCCCCGGCTTTTACAACGGCGCTGCGGTTCCCGTTATCCCGGCCAATGAGGTCCCCGTCGCTCTCCCGGGTGGAAGCAGAACGGGACTTGATTCAAGCAAGGGCGATCAGGGCATCGCCACAACAAGCGGTCAGGTCAACGTATATCAGAACCAGCAGAACGCGATTATCGACTGGCAGAGCTTCAATATCGGCTCAGATGCCAGTGTCCGGTTCTATCAAGGCCAGGGAACGCCGGAAACTGCGAATTGGAAACCAAACAGCAGCTATGCGGCCCTGAACCGCATCTGGGACCTCAATCCCAGCCAGATATTCGGAACATTGACTGCTGACGGAAGGATCTATCTCATCAATCAGAACGGAATTCTGTTCGGATCAGGGTCGAAACAGGTGAATGTGAACAGCCTCGTTGCTTCGGCTCTCAACATCCATGATAACGATTTTTTGAACAATGTCTTCCATTTCAAACTGGAAAATTATCAGAATCCCGGCCTAGCCCCTAACCCTCTGGCTACTGTCTCGAACATCGGTGAGATAAACGCTGCAAGCGGCGGAAGCGTTTTTCTCATAGGCCCCCGTGTGGAGAACTCCGGCACCATCAATGCGCCCACAGGGCAGATCGGTCTTGTCGCCGCGACGGACGTGACATTGGTGCCTCCCGGTTCAAACGATCTCTCGAGATCGGGCTATTATGTCATCGTCGATCCCTCTGATTTCAATGACCCGAACAGTGATCCGACGTTCGGCAAGGCCGTGAACCAGGAAGGCGCACACTTGAACGCCGACGGCGGCATGGTCGGTATGTACGGCAACAATATCGACCAGTGGGGTGTCATCCGCGCCGTGACCGCTTTCCAGAACAAGCAGGGGCAGGTGGAACTGCGAGCCGCGAACAAGATCACCACGGGCGCGAACAGCAGCATCGACCTGCACGTCTATGGGATGGACTCGAATACGGAACAGGTTCAGACGGTGGACGATACGTTCAATATCCAGCCCATTGTCGATATCAAAGGCCTGCAAGCGCTAGGCGTGGACACCATCGTCGAAGGGAGTCCCGCCAAACAGATAGCGCTGCAGGGGAAGATCCTTGCACCTACCGGAAGAGTCACCATAAGTGCGACAGATCGTACCGATCTCGCTTCCGGCAGCAGCATCGATGTCAGCGGCGTCGTCGCAAACCTTCCCATGCCAATGCTTTCGGATGTCAAATTGACCTCGGTCGAACTTCGAGATTACTACGCACAGCAAGACGGTGTTCTGCAGGGGGCGAAAATCTCGACACCCGTAATTGAAGGATCCAGCATCGGTGATCTCTCGCAAGCGATCTTGACTCGTGAACGGACCGCCCTGGAGCGGAGCATCGGTGGAGCAATGACAAAAAACTCCGACGGATCTTATACCCCGCAAAACGGACAGGTAAACGTAACGGCTTCGAATGGCGACATCGTCATGAATCAGGGCGCTATCATCGATATTTCCGGAGGGGCGGTCAATTATGCTGGCGGGCTCGTGAATTCGACGAAACTGTTGTCAGGCATGAAGGTATACGATATCAGCAATGCACCAGCTAATATCCACTACGACAAAGTTCTCAATGGGAAGAGTTATGTAATGGGCTATACACAGGGCGGTGATGCAGGTGCGCTTACGTTCAACGCATCCAGGGTCGTAATGGACGGACAACTCAAGGGCGGCGTGACGCGAGGTTACTATCAGAATGCGTGGACATCCGGCACGGGGGACGCCATGGCCTTGTCCAAAGCGCGCGGCCTCGAGGCCCCGCGCGCCGGAACACTGACCATCAACAATGCATCGTCCATCACCGTCGCCGCCGACTCACAGCCGCAGGCTGGTGTCGCCAGCAGCGACACGGTGCTGTCGGCGAAAATACTGAACGCGGCCAACCTCGCGACTCTCGATCTGAACGCGAATCTCGCCTTTACGACGGAGACAGGCGCCGTTCTCGTTTTGCAGCCCGGCGGCACCTTTTCAGCACAGGCCGGCAGAATCGATCATGAGGGAAGCATCGAGGCAGCAGCCGGCACGATCGACCTCTCAATTATCGGGTCCGTACCTGACAATCAGAGGATCGTTATCGGCTCCCAGAGCAGCCTCGACGCTTCCGGCGAACGCATTGACAGCAGCCGGACAGTGAACAAAAGTGCATACAGCAATCTGGGCCTGTTGAACGGAGGAAGCATCAGCATCAAGGATAAGACAGAGAACGGCGACGGCGTGTTCATAGCTTCAGGCGCCGTCGTCAACGTGAGCGGGGGCACCCTTATCGATCAGAAAGGCAAGGTCACCGGAGGAAATGCAGGCCAGCTGAGCGTCCAGGGTGTGAATATCATGCTGAACGGCAACCTCCGTGGCTACGCCCTGGCCGATGCGAACGGCCAGATTGCAGGTGGTTCCATCACCCTTACGTCAAAAGATATCCGTGTAGGCCAAACAGGAGACGTCTGGAACCCTGATTTCGATCCTGAGATATCGGCCGTGCCCGACGCGATGAAAGGCAAACTCAATCTTGCCGCAAGCCTGTTTGATGATACGGGTTTCACACAGATCACGCTGAACAGCATCAACAATATCATCTTGGACAAAGATACAGTGATCAGCCCGTCGCTTGTCCGTCTCAAGAACCCATTGCAGGGACAGACGGGCTCTGCTACCGGTAAACCCCTCGCCGGGCATCCCGATCTCGTCCGGTTGGATGATTCCTATTCCTTTATGGCCGGGCCGTCGTCTTTCTCTGCAGCAGCAGCAGCGGTTAACTTCCCTTTTGATGGTTCAGACGTGAACAGTCAGGGAAACCTGACGCCAGTCGATCCGAGTAGAAGCGATGCAAAGATCATTGTTTCGCCAGGTGCTGTTATTCGTACAACACCAAATGCTAAATCGCTTATATCCTTGAACGCAGCGAACTATATAGATATGGCAGGCATACTCTATTCTCCCGGCGGTAAAGTCACTCTTAATTCTCAGAACTCAGACCTTACGATCCGGGACGGAGCGAAGATCATAGTCTCAGGGTACAACAGGCCGGATTCCGCGTCCACTCCCAAAGGCTATAACACAAATTATCTGCCGGTAAGCGCCGGAAGCGTTGTGCTAGGCGCGGCAGGGAGCCTCGATATGGAGGTCGGGTCCTTGATCGACATTTCGGGATCGCCGGAGGTTGAGAACAGGATGCTGACTGTCGACGGCAAGATCGTCACTTTCCCGGAGGCGGGGGACCCCGGTAGTCTGTCTCTTTCCTTCGGCAATAGTCTTGCCTGGAACGGCACGGTGAATGTCTCGAGGGCGGACGGAAACATCAAGGGAGGCACTCTCGCGATAAAACGCACCGACGCGAACAACGGGCTCGAAGTCCGGGCCCAGGACGTCGAACAGTATCGTGACCTGGGATTCGACGACCTGACCCTGGCGAGCCGGAATTCGCTCCTGTTTCAGGACAGCATGAATGTTTCCCTCGGAAGGAAATTGACCTTGGACGCGCCGCAGATCGTCCAGAAGTCGGGGCAGGACGTGATTTTGAAGGCCCCTTGGATTGTTCTCACGAACAAGTCGGCGCAGCCCTCGGACTTATCAGGACCTGTCAGCGGCGCCGGCTCTCTTACGCTCGACGGCCAATGGATCGATGTCATCGGATCCACCCAACTCATCGGTTTTACGGACGTTATGCTGAGCGCAGCAAGGGACATCCGCCTGAGCGAAGCCTTGTACAACAATGCAATCAACGGAAACCTGAGCAGCGGAAAGCTTGCTGCAACAGGCAACCTGATACTGGATGCGGACAGGGTCTATCCCGGTAATTTTTATTCCTACAAGGACGGAAGCAATGTCATCTACCCGGAGATCTACTCCGACTTCACGGTACACGCCGACGGCACGGTCACCATACAGAACTCGCATACCCCCGTGGGCGGGCCGATCTATTCCGCGGGCGGGAGCCTGGCTGTCGAGGGCATCGGGGGGATCGATGTTGAAAAGGGAGGGACCCTTGCGGCCCCCCTTGGGACCATCACTCTCACCACGGCGTCGAATGGCAATGCTCCCGCAGCCGGAAGCCGTATTTATCTGGCCGACGGCAGCGTTTTGATGACTGCCGGCAACACGGAGGTCGAATACGGAGACATCGATCCCGGCAATATCTGGGTCACCGAGGATAAAACCAATCCCGGCGACCTCGTCTTCAATTCAAAGAATTTTAGCAGCGACAGCCTGCCGCAGCAGGTAACTCTGAACGCGGATACGACCGTGGCCATGAAGGGGTCAGTGATCGACGTCTCCGGCGGAGGATCGGTCTTTGCCTATAAGTTCCAGCCGGGAGTGGAAGGATCCGTTGATCCACTCACCAAGCCCAACCGTTATGTCGCAATAAGGAGCGACGCCTTTGCGCTGCCCGGGCAGGCCGTCTACCTCCAGGGCGCGGGTCTGAGCGCGGGAATGTATACCCTGCTCCCCCTCGATCCCGGCAATCCTCAAAACGCCCGATATGCATTCATGCCCGGTGCCTACATCATAGAGGCCCAGTCGGGAGCCGTACTTCCCGGAACGGGTTCGATGTCCAAAGACGGATATCCCCTGGCAATCGGGTATAGGGGCGTGGCGGATACGTCCATACTCGGCACACGGCCGCAGGTTTACAGTGTGCGGACTGCGGAGGATGTCCTCGCGGCGGAAGGAAATTATGTCAGACAGTCGCTGATTGCCGGCGACGGCGGCAATATAAGCATCAAGGGCAGCACCATCGTCCTCGACGGAACGCTGAAGGGTTCGGCATTGCCGGGTTATCAGGGCGGCAGGATCAGCCTGAGTGGCCAGAATATTTTCGTCCAGTCGTCCGGCGCGTCCCAGCTTGCCGCGGCGTTCGGCTTCGGGGACGCTATCGATCCCGGTCTCCAGAACAAACTGACGATCTCGGGAGATACCGTGAAGGGATTCCAGGAGGTTGATCTCGGTGATGTGGCCGGGACAAGCGCGACGAACAGCATTACCGTAAAGGCGGGAACGGAACTGGATGCGGACGTCATTTCGCTTGGCGCGGCGGGAGCCGGAGCGAATTCGTCGATCGCCATTGAGAACGGCGCACGACTGGCTGCGACAACGGGCAGCGGGGAGATCGATCTGGCCACGCCCGGCAGCCTCCTCGTCGATGCCGACGCCATGGTACATGCCTCCCGGCTCATCAGCCTGGACCTGAACGATGTACAGGGGCTTCGGGGAAATCTCCAGTCGGACAACGGCGCCATCAGGTTGAAGAGCAACGCCATATTCTTCGGCAACGGAGTAAAGGGGCAATCCGATGTCGGCCTGTATCTCACGGCAGGTGACGTGGGCAGGTTCACCGGCTTCAGCGACCTCACCTTCGCCAGCAGATCGAACATCCAGTTCAAGGACAACTTCACGCTGTCAGCTCCGGGCAGCCTGACACTCGATGCGGCACGTATCCTTGATATGAATACGAACGGGCCTTCTGCTGTGACCCTGAACTCCGCGGTCGTCAATCTCAAGAATACCGACGCTGCATCGCCAACAACCTCTTCAACCGCGGGGACCTTTACCGTGAACGCTTCCGATCAGATCAACATCGGCGGCGGAAGTGTTCAATTTGGCGGCTTTCAAACGATTAATCTCAACGCGGCAAACGATCTGGCCCTGAAGGGACAGGGAAGCCTGAAAACCGGCAACGCTGATCTGAATGTGACGGCAGCCCGGGTGATCACTGCGTCGGACAGCAGCGGTACGAAAAAATATATTGCCCCCAATTTCATCATCGACATTGGAACAGGCGTCGGGAGATTCAACAGCAGTGGAAGCACGCCCTCGGCATCAGCCGCTCCCGGCGGAATGCTTGAGATCGATGCACGAAGGTTCGAACTTGCAACGGTTCTGCAATCTGACGGGGGAACCATAAACCTCTCGACCAGGGGAGCCGCAGGCTTTGCCGATGACGGCATAATTTTGCACAGCGGAGGCCGGATCCTCGCCAAGGGGACCGATGACGCGCCGGGCGGGAGCGTGAACCTGGCGACTGACTATGTAGATGCATTGGGAATCGCGCAGAGCGGGACCATCAACCTGGAAGCAGGGTCCCTGATCGACGTTTCCGCAGGCTATCAGGGCGACGCGGGACTCATAAGCCTCAGGGCGCCGAAGGGCGGCGTGACCCTGGACGGCGATATCGCGGGGGCTGCTCAGGACGTAACGGATACGCAGGGAAACATTGTCCGCAAAGGGACCGGCGGATCCTTCAGCCTTGATACCGACCGAATCGGTGATTTTACAGGTCTCAGCGCTAAATTGAAATCAGGCGGATTTTCAGAGAACATCGACCTGCGGGCGCGTACGAACGACGTGACCATCGATTCCAATATCAGCGCTCACCGACTCAGGCTGACCGCTGATGCGGGTACGATCGATGTTAATGCAAACGTCACTGCCGACGGATCCGGAGGCAGTCAGGTCGAACTGCATGCAATGAACGATGTGAACATCGGGAGCAACGGCAGCATACGCGCTGTTTCCGAATCATCCAACTCCAGGGATCCGAACGTTCTCCTGAGTTCCAGCCAGGGCTCGATCAATGTGAATGGAACAATTGATGTGTCAGACGGCAGCAGCAATGCGAGCGGCGTGGTCTACCTGCGGGCGCAGCGCAATAACACAAATGACGACATGAATGTTGCCGTCGGCCTCCAGGGGTCCATCAAAGGCGCATCAGCGGTGTACGCTGAAGCAGTCAAATCATACGATATTTCTTCCTCAACACCTGATCAGATCTTGCCTGCGGCGATCAGCGACGCGACCAGCTTTTACAGCAACAATCAGACGGTGAGCCGGCTCGGACCCGTGATCAATAACTTCCATCTTCTTCCCGGTATCGAGATGGATAGTACCGGGGACATCAACTGGAGCGCGGCATGGGATGCTACCGCTTCACGGTTCGGGACGGCCGGAGAGCCCGGCGTCCTGACCCTTCGCGCATCGGGCAATCTCAACGTCAGCCAGAACCTCACGGACCATCCAACGGACAGGTCGGGCCTTGTCAAATCAAATGCCAGGGAATCCCATGATTCGTGGGGCCTTAATCTGGTTGCCGGCGCCGACTCGACGAGCGCCGACTATCTCGCCGTCATAAAGGGAAAAACCGACTCTGCAGGATATCCGGCGGGAAACCTGATGATCGCCGATGGAACGGTCGTTTACACCGAAAGCGCTCCGGTCAATTTTGCCTCGGGCAATGATACCGTCATTGGTTCAGGGGGCGCCCCGGGTTTCATGATCAATACTACGATAGCCTACAATCTCGGATCCTATGACGGCGCCGTTCACGGCAATGTGGGCCGGGACCTGATCATCAACGGCGGAGCAGTACAGACGGCCATTGGTGATATCGACATCCAGACGGGGCGCGACGTCCAGCTTAATGCGGACATGAACAATTACCTGGGCGCGATTCGGACAACGGGCCGGCTCTCTTCAACGGCTGCCTTTGGGCAAGACTCGCTGGACCCTGTTGCGCCCGTTTACGTCGATCCGGTAACCGGAAAACACCTCACACTAACTGCACCACAGGGCGTCTCCATATCAAACTTCTATTGGAGGTATGTTGATGGAGGCAATATTACCCTTGATGCGGGTGGGGCCGTAGGAGAAAAGAGCGGCAACTCGGAACAATTGATCACGGCCATGAGCATCGGCCAGTGGGATTATTTTTCAAAAGTGCGAGCCTGCCTGTCCGGCACAGGCGCATGCGGAAGTATAGGCTCGTTCACGTACGGCCAGTTTTCGGCAAACTACAGCGGTCAGACTGTGCAGGCTACAGCAGGCCTCGCAGCCATGGGCGGCGGAGCAGTTTCGGTCAGGACGGGAGGAGATTTTCTTGCCCAGGCAGGGACGTTCGGCGCCGGAGACCTGACGATCTACTCCGGAGGGGACATCAAGGGCCGCTTCCTGAACCGGGACGGGCAGGGAAACATCCATGCAACGGGGAACTTCGGCGCTTTCGATCCCGCTGGCGTCAACGAGAGGGTCCAGATCGAGCTCTTTAACAGCCAGACCGCCATCTCGGCCCTCGGAGACATACAGATCGGAGCGATCGTGAATCCCGATCTCGCAAACAGCAATATCCAGGATTTCCGCTTTGACTTCGTGAAGTGCTCCTACACGCCGGATACGAGCATCGGCCTCAAGGCAGGTGGTGATGTGACGCTCGCAGGTAAATCGCCTTTCTATAGTAACACGGGAAACAATGGCACCTTGACCGAAAGCGTCTTACCAGCGACCGTGAACATCAACGCCGGAGGAAATGTCAGCTTGTTGAACAACTTCACGCTCACCTCTTCACCTGATGGCAATCTCCGGCTGTTTGCAGGTGGAGACATAAGGGGATCTTACAATAATCTATCGCCGGTGATGATGATGTCCGATATCGCACCAGACTACTGGTACGGCCTGTTTTATGTCAGAGGCACTTCAGAGACAGAAGGCGGGACCTGGCGTTGGATTACAAGCCGGGTCAGTGACAACGCCGGCAATTATGAAAATTTGCACGGATTCTACAAACCCGCGGACGCGGACAAACAGGCATTAGCAAGCCCGCTGCACAGTGGGGACACTCAATCCATTGATATCAAGGCCGGCGGGGATATCAGCGATATGATATTTTATTTCCCGAAGAAGGCCGAAGTAACGGCGGGACGGGATATTACCGACATCATTTATGAAGGACAGAATATCGACCCGTCCGATGTGTCGACGATCAAGGCCGGCCGCGATATCTCAATGCAATATGTCAAGGGCGCGGGAACGCCAACGTCGAACTCGAATGAAGCAGTGCATGAAGGGCTAATCCAGGGAGGTCCCGGGGTCTTCACCGTCCAGGCCGGCGGCTCGATCGACCTAGGCACCCTGCAGGACGGCATCCAGGCGATCGGCAACGGAAATAATTCGATGCTCAGCACGGGCAACAGCAGCCTTATCATCCTGTCGGGATACGGGTTCGACAAATCGGCAACGGATATAGACGCGTTCTTCACTGCCATTCGGACGGCAGGAGACAAATACGCCGAACTTTTTGCGAAAGGTCAACAGGCTGATGCGGCCCAACTGCTGAAAACGACCAGAGATGACACGATCAACCCGTTCCTGGGCGATCCGACCGGCGTCGGCGACATCAACATGACCTCTTCTCAGATCGCAACATCAATAGGAAAATCCGATATATTTGTCATTGCCAATGGGGACCTGAACCTTGGAAAGACCTCGCTGCCCGTTCCCGGCTCCGTGACAAAACCGACGGGCATCACGACCGGCGGCGGCGGCGCGATCAATATCTTCACGAGAAAGGACATCAATGTTCAGGAATCACGGACAATGACCTTTTTTTCGCGGCAGGACGTGGTTGATCCTGCCATCGCCTACGGTGATATCACCGTCTGGAGCGACCAGGGAAGCATAAATGCGGGCAGGGGCTCGAGGACCGCGGTCAGCGCTTCACCTCCAAAGAGGATCAAGACCTCTTCCGGCAATTACATAACCGTGTTCACTCCGCCAGCGGTCGGCAGCGGCATCCGGGCGGCGACCTACGGAGACAATCCGCCAACGCCCGGGAACATCCATCTCTTCGCGCCGAGCGGCATCATCGACGCCGGCGAGGCCGGGATCGCGGGAGGACGGGTTACTTTGGCAGCTCTTCAGGTCAACAACGCCGCGAACATCAATTTTTCCCTAGGTTCCGTCGGCATGCCCCAGGCATCGCAGGGCGCGACCTCGCTCGGAACACTTGCAGGCTCCGCAAGCACGGCACAGACCAGCCAGATGGCCGCTGATGCATCCGGTCTGAGTGCGACAAAGGTGCAGGGAGCGCAAATGGTTGATGACATCATTGCGAAGTGGCTTGAAGTCAAAGTGATCGATTTCGTCGGAGACGATAGCAGCAACGACAATAATAATAGGGAGCAATAG